In Deltaproteobacteria bacterium, the following are encoded in one genomic region:
- a CDS encoding ATP phosphoribosyltransferase — translation MSILIAIPKGRLGDELIERLAGTDLAMDPAALKGRGLRVPTAMRGVEALLLKGADLPRYVAEGVAALGVVGSDTLDEQPVEVLELADLGFGACRLALCARAGTELHGLLARPHLRLATKYLRATEAWLARQGLTAELVPLTSSVELAPLVGLADAIVDLVQSGSTLKANDLVELATLGSTSARLIAARGAYLARPAELRPVIEALRRAAG, via the coding sequence ATGAGCATCCTCATCGCCATTCCCAAGGGGCGGCTCGGGGACGAGCTCATCGAGCGGCTCGCGGGCACGGATCTCGCGATGGATCCGGCAGCGCTGAAGGGGCGCGGGCTGCGCGTGCCCACGGCCATGCGCGGCGTGGAGGCGCTGCTCCTCAAGGGCGCGGATCTGCCGCGCTACGTGGCCGAGGGCGTGGCCGCGCTGGGCGTGGTGGGCTCGGACACGCTCGACGAACAACCCGTGGAGGTGCTGGAGCTGGCGGACCTGGGCTTCGGTGCGTGTCGGCTGGCGCTCTGCGCGCGCGCAGGCACGGAGCTGCATGGCCTGCTGGCGAGACCGCACCTGCGCCTCGCGACCAAGTACCTGCGGGCCACCGAGGCCTGGCTCGCGCGCCAGGGATTGACCGCGGAGCTGGTGCCGCTCACCAGCAGCGTGGAGCTCGCACCGCTGGTGGGCCTGGCCGACGCGATCGTGGACCTGGTGCAGAGCGGCTCGACGCTGAAGGCCAACGACCTCGTCGAGCTGGCCACGCTGGGTTCGACGAGCGCGCGGCTCATCGCGGCGCGCGGCGCGTACCTCGCGCGGCCCGCGGAGCTGCGCCCGGTGATCGAGGCGCTGCGCCGCGCCGCGGGCTAG
- the hisB gene encoding imidazoleglycerol-phosphate dehydratase HisB, whose protein sequence is MRTAQIARKTAETEIQLELTLEGGEAKIATGLSFFDHMLAQLAKHGGMGLKVQAKGDAQVDSHHLVEDVGLALGDALRTALGDRAGIARFGEAHQSMDETLARVVVDLSGRPYCVFDAKLPSVVLGDGFQVEMVREFFIALAMRGQLNLHAAILYGENTHHQVEALFKGLARALKQAVRVEGGGPPSTKGTLTA, encoded by the coding sequence ATGAGGACCGCCCAGATCGCGCGGAAGACCGCGGAGACCGAGATCCAGCTCGAGCTCACGTTGGAAGGTGGCGAGGCCAAGATCGCCACCGGGCTCTCGTTCTTCGACCACATGCTCGCCCAGCTCGCCAAGCACGGCGGGATGGGGCTGAAGGTGCAGGCCAAGGGCGACGCGCAGGTCGACTCGCACCACCTGGTGGAGGACGTGGGCCTCGCCCTCGGCGACGCGCTCCGCACCGCGCTCGGCGACCGCGCCGGCATCGCCCGCTTCGGCGAGGCCCACCAGAGCATGGACGAGACGCTCGCGCGCGTGGTCGTGGACCTCTCGGGGCGGCCGTACTGCGTGTTCGACGCGAAGCTGCCCAGCGTCGTCCTCGGCGACGGCTTCCAGGTGGAGATGGTGCGCGAGTTCTTCATCGCCCTCGCCATGCGCGGCCAGCTCAACCTCCACGCGGCCATCCTCTACGGCGAGAACACGCATCACCAGGTGGAGGCGCTCTTCAAGGGCCTGGCGCGCGCGCTGAAGCAGGCGGTACGCGTCGAAGGCGGCGGCCCGCCCTCGACCAAGGGGACCCTGACCGCATGA
- a CDS encoding bifunctional phosphoribosyl-AMP cyclohydrolase/phosphoribosyl-ATP diphosphatase HisIE has translation MIDLDTLQFDANGLIPAIVQAPAGDVRMLGWCNREALEKTLATGLVTFFSRSRNRIWTKGEESGHTLKLRELRADCDRDALLVVADPTGPTCHRDTPTCFDDAEQPEGLMWLAELEQVLRGRKASASLEGSYTQKLFAQGVDRIAKKVVEEAGEVVLAAKNLAPGETGPAREAFLGEAADLLFHLELLLLDRGASLLDVVQVLAARHRERR, from the coding sequence ATGATCGACCTCGACACGCTCCAGTTCGACGCGAACGGCCTCATCCCGGCCATCGTCCAGGCGCCCGCGGGCGACGTGCGCATGCTGGGCTGGTGCAACCGCGAGGCGCTGGAGAAGACCCTGGCCACCGGCCTGGTGACCTTCTTCTCGCGCTCGCGGAACCGGATTTGGACCAAGGGCGAGGAGAGCGGCCACACCCTGAAGCTGCGCGAGCTGCGCGCCGACTGCGACCGCGACGCGCTGCTCGTCGTGGCCGATCCCACCGGCCCCACCTGCCACCGCGACACGCCCACCTGCTTCGACGACGCAGAGCAGCCCGAGGGACTGATGTGGCTGGCCGAGCTGGAGCAGGTGCTGCGCGGGCGCAAGGCGAGCGCGTCGCTCGAGGGCAGCTACACCCAGAAGCTCTTCGCGCAGGGCGTGGATCGCATCGCCAAGAAGGTCGTCGAGGAGGCGGGCGAGGTGGTGCTCGCGGCCAAGAACCTGGCGCCGGGAGAAACGGGACCGGCGCGCGAGGCGTTCCTCGGCGAGGCCGCGGATCTGCTCTTCCACCTCGAGCTGCTCCTGCTCGATCGCGGCGCGAGCCTGCTCGATGTGGTGCAGGTGCTGGCCGCGCGGCACCGGGAGCGTCGCTGA
- a CDS encoding ATP phosphoribosyltransferase regulatory subunit produces the protein MAVHTPHFPDLLFAPAERLRRWEGALVALLAEHGFRELGPSLVTREVAEDTVRFFDGEALVALRWDFTRSLAALLAARFAEPPPRVSYAGAVFRRPGHGWEPVERFEVGCERIQLASEDTNAADLELARLLLAVPRSIGLRGGILQLGHAALVQRPLEAERVPAPMAAEIVQALHRRAPHRLAAAVAGHPAAERLAAHASTLLVEPDGAATLEGLAKSPYASLLEQERAELGRAAAAIAGMLPPGLELRVDLADVAGAGFYTGPTLRLWAPGARQELAAGGRYDRLFPALGRDWCAAGFCVRLTPLLELRETHPALFEDAP, from the coding sequence ATGGCTGTGCACACCCCGCACTTTCCGGACCTGCTCTTCGCGCCCGCCGAGCGCCTGCGCCGCTGGGAGGGCGCGCTGGTGGCGCTGCTGGCGGAGCACGGCTTTCGCGAGCTGGGGCCCTCGCTGGTGACCCGCGAGGTGGCCGAGGACACGGTGCGCTTCTTCGACGGCGAGGCGCTGGTGGCGCTGCGCTGGGACTTCACCCGCTCGCTGGCGGCGCTCCTGGCCGCGCGCTTTGCCGAGCCGCCCCCGCGGGTGAGCTACGCGGGCGCGGTGTTCCGTCGGCCCGGGCACGGCTGGGAGCCGGTGGAGCGCTTCGAGGTGGGCTGCGAGCGCATCCAGCTCGCCAGCGAGGACACCAACGCCGCCGACCTGGAGCTCGCGCGGCTGCTCCTCGCCGTGCCGCGATCGATTGGCCTGCGCGGCGGGATCCTCCAGCTCGGACATGCCGCGCTCGTGCAGCGGCCGCTGGAGGCAGAGCGCGTGCCCGCGCCGATGGCCGCGGAGATCGTGCAGGCCCTGCATCGCCGCGCGCCGCACCGGCTGGCCGCGGCCGTGGCCGGGCATCCCGCGGCGGAGCGGCTGGCGGCACACGCGTCCACGCTGCTCGTCGAGCCCGACGGCGCCGCCACCTTGGAAGGCCTGGCGAAGAGCCCGTACGCGAGCCTGCTGGAGCAGGAGCGCGCAGAGCTCGGCCGAGCGGCGGCGGCCATCGCGGGCATGCTTCCTCCCGGGCTCGAGCTGCGCGTGGATCTCGCCGACGTGGCCGGCGCCGGCTTCTACACCGGGCCCACCCTGCGGCTCTGGGCGCCGGGGGCGCGGCAGGAGCTGGCCGCGGGCGGGCGGTACGATCGCCTCTTTCCCGCGCTGGGTCGCGACTGGTGCGCCGCCGGCTTCTGCGTGCGGCTCACCCCGCTGCTCGAGCTCCGCGAGACGCACCCCGCGCTCTTCGAGGACGCGCCATGA
- the hisD gene encoding histidinol dehydrogenase, whose translation MREAASDPETTAAVARILDAVRREGRTAVARLTREHDRVDVPPHGMRLSAEVLARAHAQVAREQPALLTALREMAARIRRFAEAQRQALADVELALPGGGTVGERWVPIERVGVYVPGGRAFYPSTLAMTVIPAQVAGATRIVGVTPPRAQPTLEGAFGIDPLVLATAQELGLDELYACGGAQGVGFLAYDVPQVDLVAGPGNRFVAEAKRQLIGQCGIDSVAGPTEVLILADASADPAWLAEDLLAQAEHDPDAAAVLIADDRALLDAVAARLAERVAASPRKEILAQSLARHGRLFRANRDDAIAFAQAWAPEHLELVVREPAEWVPRLTNAGALFVGAWSAEAFGDYGAGPNHVLPTARTARFASPLGVASLMKRQSVLRLAEADARALADGVGTLADAERLPHHAESARLRGRR comes from the coding sequence GTGCGCGAGGCCGCGAGCGATCCCGAGACCACCGCCGCCGTCGCCCGAATCCTCGACGCCGTCCGCCGCGAAGGGCGCACGGCGGTGGCGCGCCTCACCCGCGAGCACGACCGCGTCGACGTTCCGCCCCACGGCATGCGGCTCTCGGCCGAGGTGCTCGCGCGCGCGCACGCGCAGGTCGCGCGCGAACAGCCTGCCCTGCTCACCGCGCTCCGGGAGATGGCCGCGCGGATCCGCCGCTTCGCCGAGGCCCAGCGACAGGCGCTCGCCGACGTGGAGCTCGCGCTTCCCGGCGGGGGCACGGTGGGCGAGCGCTGGGTGCCCATCGAGCGCGTGGGCGTGTACGTGCCCGGCGGCCGCGCCTTCTACCCCTCGACGCTGGCCATGACCGTGATCCCCGCGCAGGTCGCGGGCGCCACGCGCATCGTCGGCGTCACGCCGCCCCGCGCGCAGCCCACGCTGGAGGGCGCGTTCGGCATCGATCCGCTGGTGCTGGCCACCGCCCAGGAGCTCGGCCTCGACGAGCTCTACGCGTGCGGCGGCGCGCAGGGCGTGGGCTTTCTCGCGTACGACGTCCCGCAGGTGGATCTCGTGGCCGGGCCGGGAAATCGCTTCGTCGCGGAGGCCAAGCGCCAGCTCATCGGCCAGTGCGGCATCGACTCCGTCGCCGGGCCCACCGAGGTGCTCATCCTCGCCGATGCGAGCGCCGATCCCGCCTGGTTGGCGGAGGACCTGCTCGCGCAGGCAGAGCACGATCCCGACGCGGCGGCGGTGCTCATCGCCGACGACCGCGCGCTGCTCGACGCCGTGGCCGCGCGGCTCGCCGAGCGCGTGGCGGCCTCGCCGCGAAAGGAGATCCTCGCCCAGAGCCTCGCGCGCCACGGCCGGCTCTTCCGCGCCAACCGCGACGACGCCATCGCCTTCGCGCAGGCCTGGGCGCCCGAACATTTGGAGCTGGTGGTCCGCGAGCCGGCCGAGTGGGTGCCGCGGCTCACCAACGCGGGCGCGCTCTTCGTGGGCGCGTGGAGCGCTGAGGCCTTTGGCGACTACGGCGCGGGCCCCAACCACGTGCTGCCCACCGCGCGCACCGCTCGCTTCGCCAGCCCGCTCGGGGTGGCCAGCCTGATGAAGCGCCAGAGCGTGCTGCGCCTGGCCGAAGCCGACGCCCGCGCGCTGGCCGACGGCGTGGGCACGCTCGCCGACGCCGAGCGGCTGCCCCACCACGCCGAGAGCGCGCGCCTGCGGGGGCGTCGATGA
- the hisF gene encoding imidazole glycerol phosphate synthase subunit HisF: MPARRIVPCLDVKNGRVVKGVQFRDLRDLGTPVELARRYDREGADELVFLDIAATEEQRGTQLAWVREVARELSIPFTVGGGVKSVDDVRRLLRAGADKVAINSAAVKEPALLEACAREFGSQCVVLACDVARDDALGWRVFTGGGKQRTDRAGVPWIREAVALGAGEVLLTSIDRDGTQQGFDLELLRALEDLSVPLIASGGAGEKAHFLAALQVGADAVLAASLFHESRLPIAELKRFLAERGQLIRS, translated from the coding sequence ATGCCCGCGCGCCGCATCGTCCCCTGCCTGGATGTGAAGAACGGCCGCGTGGTGAAGGGCGTGCAGTTCCGCGACCTGCGCGACCTGGGCACGCCGGTGGAGCTCGCGCGGCGCTACGATCGCGAGGGCGCCGACGAGCTCGTCTTCCTCGACATCGCCGCCACCGAAGAGCAGCGCGGCACGCAGCTGGCCTGGGTCCGCGAGGTGGCGCGCGAGCTCTCCATCCCCTTCACCGTGGGCGGCGGCGTGAAGAGCGTCGACGACGTGCGGCGGCTGCTTCGCGCTGGCGCCGACAAGGTGGCCATCAACTCCGCCGCGGTGAAGGAGCCCGCGCTCCTCGAGGCCTGCGCGCGCGAGTTCGGGAGCCAGTGTGTGGTCCTGGCCTGCGACGTGGCGCGCGACGACGCGCTCGGCTGGCGCGTCTTCACCGGCGGCGGCAAGCAGCGCACCGATCGCGCGGGCGTGCCGTGGATCCGCGAGGCGGTGGCCCTGGGCGCGGGCGAGGTGCTGCTCACCTCCATCGATCGCGACGGCACCCAGCAGGGCTTCGACCTCGAGCTGCTCCGCGCGCTCGAGGATCTCTCCGTGCCGCTCATCGCCTCGGGCGGCGCGGGCGAGAAGGCGCACTTCCTGGCCGCGCTGCAGGTCGGCGCGGACGCCGTGCTCGCCGCCTCCCTCTTTCACGAGAGCCGGCTCCCCATCGCCGAGCTCAAGCGCTTCCTGGCCGAGCGCGGTCAGCTGATCCGGAGCTGA
- a CDS encoding aminotransferase class I/II-fold pyridoxal phosphate-dependent enzyme, with amino-acid sequence MTRLLRPDLAELPAYKRPPEPPLGARLHLNEAARDWPLAAREALLARLAKTAFHRYPERQAAVTERLAKRLGAPPGGVLLGPSSGALIDLVANGGLSPGEEVAVPDPGFSLYPLLVRRHGGRIRKVPIGDGFPVEPWFAALDCRQLWLTLPNNPTGAWASPDAVAPLLEAAAARENPPLVLIDEAYAEFAPRTFRLAVDRYENVVVARTFAKALGSAGWRLGALIGPPALIEKLAALQLPYSLGAAQLEALDVALDFAGEFHQLVNEVVDRRARLASAMPKLQVTPSAANFLFVRPDPSAELQQRGILVRAYPGTNTARIAIGSEDEARRVAEAMGGALPPRAAIRPRRLLVLDVDGVLVDATESFRRAVARALAQLRPELPWKDDFFHAFKRVGGFNNDFRLTAGALALHETDGLHRLHAAAGQGGFPELDARIAALEPVAKDAVQAAYADTRKLEQPLILLHELQGARGVSDVAVLTGRPPEELALAWEVLGFSLPAICDAGPHLRKPEAAGLLQLADAYRADAVTFVGDTRDDAECLRRARALRPELSWRFGAVGPDRDGFASPGDLVAPDLRTLLSQLEENA; translated from the coding sequence ATGACCCGCCTGCTGCGACCGGATCTCGCCGAGCTCCCCGCGTACAAGCGTCCGCCGGAGCCGCCGCTCGGTGCGCGCTTGCACCTCAACGAGGCCGCACGCGACTGGCCTCTCGCCGCGCGCGAGGCGCTGCTGGCGCGGCTGGCGAAGACCGCTTTCCACCGCTACCCCGAGCGCCAGGCGGCGGTGACCGAGCGGCTCGCGAAGCGGCTCGGCGCGCCGCCAGGTGGCGTCCTCCTTGGGCCGTCCAGCGGCGCGCTCATCGACCTGGTGGCCAACGGCGGCCTCTCGCCCGGCGAAGAAGTGGCGGTCCCTGATCCCGGGTTCTCGCTCTATCCGCTGCTGGTGCGGCGCCACGGCGGAAGGATTCGCAAGGTCCCCATCGGCGACGGCTTCCCGGTGGAGCCCTGGTTCGCCGCGCTCGACTGCCGGCAGCTCTGGCTCACCTTGCCCAACAACCCCACGGGCGCCTGGGCCTCGCCCGACGCGGTGGCGCCGCTGCTCGAGGCGGCCGCGGCCCGCGAGAACCCGCCGCTGGTGCTCATCGACGAGGCCTACGCCGAGTTCGCGCCGCGCACCTTCCGGCTCGCGGTGGATCGCTACGAGAACGTGGTGGTCGCGCGCACCTTCGCCAAGGCGCTGGGCTCCGCGGGCTGGCGCCTGGGCGCGCTGATTGGACCGCCCGCGCTCATCGAGAAGCTCGCCGCGCTGCAGCTGCCGTACTCGCTGGGCGCGGCGCAGCTCGAGGCCCTCGACGTGGCGCTCGACTTCGCTGGCGAGTTCCACCAGCTGGTGAACGAGGTCGTGGACCGGCGCGCGCGGCTGGCGAGCGCGATGCCGAAGCTGCAGGTCACGCCCAGCGCCGCGAACTTCCTCTTCGTGCGGCCGGATCCCAGCGCCGAGCTGCAGCAGCGCGGCATCCTGGTGCGCGCCTACCCGGGAACGAACACCGCGCGCATCGCCATCGGCAGCGAGGACGAGGCCCGCCGGGTGGCCGAGGCCATGGGTGGCGCGCTTCCGCCGCGCGCTGCGATTCGGCCGCGACGCCTGCTGGTGCTCGACGTGGACGGCGTGCTCGTCGACGCCACCGAGAGCTTCCGCCGCGCGGTCGCGCGCGCGCTGGCCCAGCTCCGGCCCGAGCTGCCCTGGAAGGACGACTTCTTCCACGCCTTCAAGCGCGTGGGCGGCTTCAACAACGACTTCCGGCTCACCGCGGGCGCGCTGGCGCTGCACGAGACGGACGGACTGCACAGGTTGCATGCCGCCGCAGGGCAGGGTGGTTTCCCCGAGCTCGACGCGCGCATCGCGGCGCTCGAGCCCGTCGCCAAGGACGCCGTTCAGGCCGCGTACGCCGACACCCGCAAGCTGGAGCAGCCGCTCATCCTGCTGCACGAGCTGCAAGGCGCGCGCGGGGTGAGCGACGTGGCCGTCCTCACTGGCCGTCCGCCCGAGGAGCTCGCGCTGGCCTGGGAGGTGCTGGGCTTTTCGCTGCCAGCCATCTGCGACGCAGGTCCGCACCTGCGCAAGCCCGAGGCCGCGGGACTCTTACAGCTCGCTGACGCCTACCGCGCCGACGCGGTGACCTTCGTGGGCGACACCCGCGACGACGCCGAGTGTCTCCGTCGCGCCCGTGCGCTGCGGCCGGAGCTCAGCTGGCGCTTCGGTGCGGTGGGGCCGGATCGCGACGGCTTCGCTTCGCCTGGCGACCTCGTGGCGCCGGACCTGCGCACGCTCTTGAGCCAGTTGGAGGAGAACGCATGA
- a CDS encoding FIST C-terminal domain-containing protein produces the protein MAGDFVRAGVGQSTNRKPELAGREAAERAVAQLAGQVPKLVLVFATAGYDQAPLLAAVRAVTGDAPLSGCSGSGVITQLGSDERSHVVGVMALTGDRLRGAALLAPGTSADSRAAGRELARQVRALALGEERALLVFPDGLTTNSTELLAGLRADLSLPCAVVGGCAGDAFTLDRTYQYRGAEVISGGVAALLLAGDLRMEIDVSHGCEPLGVEQTITKAEGGWVQEIGGRPAWSFFKEFLEPGAEDLDALNIAYLCLAERLPAELRSAYGEFIIRVPLSLQRETGALFFPGGLQTGTGVHVALRRREEVARRAVESAQRLVARQGPARPTAVLQFDCVGRGRLLFGERTTPELIEPLQQALGRELPWLGVHTYGEIAPVSGQTYFHNFTGVLCALYEGSGEAGR, from the coding sequence ATGGCAGGGGACTTCGTGCGCGCAGGGGTCGGGCAGAGCACCAACCGCAAGCCGGAGCTGGCAGGCCGCGAGGCCGCGGAGCGCGCGGTGGCCCAGCTCGCAGGCCAGGTCCCGAAGCTGGTCCTGGTCTTCGCCACCGCCGGCTACGACCAGGCGCCGCTCCTGGCCGCCGTGCGCGCGGTGACGGGGGACGCTCCGCTCTCGGGCTGCTCGGGCTCCGGGGTGATCACCCAGCTCGGCTCCGACGAGCGCAGCCACGTGGTGGGGGTGATGGCCCTGACGGGCGACAGGCTCCGCGGTGCCGCGCTGCTCGCCCCAGGCACCAGCGCCGACTCCCGCGCCGCCGGCCGCGAGCTGGCCCGCCAGGTGCGCGCACTCGCCCTCGGCGAGGAGCGGGCCCTGCTCGTCTTCCCCGACGGCCTCACCACCAACTCCACCGAGCTCCTCGCCGGGCTCCGCGCGGACCTCTCCCTGCCCTGCGCGGTGGTGGGCGGCTGCGCCGGCGACGCCTTCACCCTGGATCGCACCTACCAGTACCGGGGCGCCGAGGTGATCTCCGGCGGGGTGGCGGCGCTGCTCCTCGCCGGCGATCTGCGGATGGAGATCGACGTCAGCCATGGCTGCGAGCCCCTCGGGGTGGAGCAGACCATCACCAAGGCCGAGGGCGGCTGGGTGCAGGAGATCGGCGGCCGGCCCGCGTGGAGCTTCTTCAAGGAGTTCCTCGAGCCCGGCGCCGAGGACCTCGACGCCCTGAACATCGCCTACCTCTGCCTCGCCGAGCGGCTGCCGGCCGAGCTGCGAAGCGCCTACGGCGAGTTCATCATCCGGGTGCCGCTGAGCCTGCAGAGGGAGACCGGCGCGCTGTTCTTTCCCGGCGGGCTGCAGACCGGGACCGGGGTGCACGTGGCGCTCCGGCGGCGGGAGGAGGTGGCCCGGCGCGCGGTGGAGTCGGCCCAGCGACTGGTCGCGCGGCAAGGCCCGGCCCGGCCGACCGCGGTGCTGCAGTTCGATTGCGTGGGCCGCGGGCGCCTGCTCTTTGGCGAGCGGACCACGCCGGAGCTGATCGAGCCGCTGCAGCAGGCCCTGGGACGCGAGCTGCCCTGGCTCGGGGTGCACACCTACGGCGAGATCGCCCCGGTGTCCGGGCAGACCTACTTCCACAACTTCACCGGGGTCCTCTGCGCGCTGTACGAAGGTTCCGGCGAGGCCGGCCGATGA
- the hisH gene encoding imidazole glycerol phosphate synthase subunit HisH: protein MIAVVDYGAGNLASLEGALERLKLGFVRAARPADAPAKGPLVLPGVGHFGAAAAKLRETGWWDAIRAAAKDGRPILGICLGLQLLAEASEEAPGVSGLGLLRGEVKQLGPGVKVPHMGWSRVRRAAAHPALDGASLDGGWLYFVHSFALGETPQTLAAAEHGRPFSAIAGEGRVLGFQPHPEKSGELGLELLRRTLTWMEGECS from the coding sequence ATGATCGCGGTGGTCGACTACGGCGCCGGGAACCTGGCCTCGCTGGAGGGCGCGCTGGAGCGCCTGAAGCTGGGCTTCGTGCGCGCCGCGCGGCCCGCCGACGCGCCCGCGAAGGGTCCGCTGGTGCTGCCCGGAGTGGGGCACTTCGGCGCGGCCGCGGCCAAGCTTCGCGAGACCGGCTGGTGGGACGCGATCCGCGCCGCCGCGAAGGACGGTCGACCGATTCTGGGAATCTGCCTGGGGCTGCAGCTCCTGGCCGAAGCGAGCGAGGAGGCGCCGGGCGTGTCCGGGCTGGGGCTGCTGCGCGGCGAGGTGAAGCAGCTGGGGCCGGGCGTGAAGGTGCCGCACATGGGCTGGTCGCGGGTGCGACGCGCGGCCGCGCACCCCGCGCTCGACGGCGCGAGCCTCGACGGCGGCTGGCTCTACTTCGTGCACTCCTTCGCGCTCGGCGAGACGCCGCAGACGCTCGCCGCCGCGGAGCATGGCCGGCCCTTCAGCGCCATCGCCGGCGAAGGACGCGTACTCGGCTTTCAACCGCACCCCGAGAAGTCGGGCGAGCTGGGCCTGGAGCTCTTGCGACGCACGCTCACCTGGATGGAGGGCGAATGCAGCTGA
- a CDS encoding 1-(5-phosphoribosyl)-5-((5-phosphoribosylamino)methylideneamino)imidazole-4-carboxamide isomerase yields MQLIPSLDLLGGRVVRLRHGDPNQTTFYGVTPRAWLERLVAAGAKRIHLVDLEGAFGREAQPELVQLAKALSGVAFQLGGGLRTREAIARVIDAGLEPVVGTLAVEQPEQLRGLDASRIIAALDVDGEQVLTRGWQAKSAMVATELFPKLRALGLARALVTDVKRDGTLTGPGIEAARFVAGHGFAVQASGGIASLDDLATLRTVPGVVGAISGRALLDGKIDLGAPAVRAALEGR; encoded by the coding sequence ATGCAGCTGATCCCCTCGCTCGATCTGCTGGGCGGTCGCGTGGTGCGGCTGCGCCACGGCGATCCGAACCAGACCACCTTCTACGGCGTGACCCCGCGCGCCTGGCTGGAGCGCCTCGTGGCCGCAGGCGCGAAGCGCATCCACCTCGTGGACCTCGAGGGCGCGTTCGGCCGCGAGGCCCAGCCGGAGCTGGTGCAGCTCGCGAAGGCGCTCTCCGGCGTGGCGTTCCAGCTCGGCGGCGGGCTGCGCACGCGCGAGGCCATCGCGCGCGTCATCGACGCAGGCCTGGAACCGGTGGTGGGCACGCTGGCGGTCGAGCAGCCGGAGCAGCTCCGCGGGCTGGACGCGTCGCGGATCATCGCCGCGCTCGACGTGGACGGCGAGCAGGTTCTCACCCGCGGCTGGCAGGCGAAGAGCGCCATGGTTGCTACAGAGCTCTTTCCCAAGTTGCGCGCGCTCGGCCTTGCGCGCGCGCTGGTCACCGACGTGAAACGAGATGGCACGCTGACCGGCCCCGGGATCGAAGCCGCGAGGTTCGTCGCGGGTCACGGGTTCGCGGTGCAGGCGTCCGGCGGCATCGCCAGCCTGGATGACCTCGCGACGCTGCGCACGGTGCCGGGCGTGGTGGGCGCCATCAGCGGCCGCGCGCTGCTCGACGGAAAGATCGACCTCGGCGCGCCCGCGGTGCGCGCGGCGCTGGAGGGACGCTGA